A single Dechloromonas denitrificans DNA region contains:
- a CDS encoding c-type cytochrome, with translation MKFIMSLIAAALVASPVIAAPDGAKLFAEKTCNACHGPKGDKPLMPNYPKIAGQNAAYTEQQMKDIKSGARNNGQTAAMKGVMHLVNDEEIKAISEYLVKLK, from the coding sequence ATGAAATTCATTATGTCTCTGATCGCCGCCGCGCTGGTTGCCAGCCCGGTAATCGCTGCTCCGGATGGCGCCAAACTGTTCGCCGAGAAGACCTGCAACGCCTGCCACGGCCCGAAGGGCGACAAGCCGCTGATGCCGAACTACCCGAAAATCGCCGGCCAGAACGCTGCCTACACCGAACAGCAAATGAAGGACATCAAGAGCGGCGCCCGTAACAATGGGCAAACCGCGGCAATGAAAGGCGTCATGCATCTGGTCAATGACGAGGAAATCAAGGCGATATCCGAGTACCTCGTAAAGCTCAAGTAA
- the nosZ gene encoding Sec-dependent nitrous-oxide reductase, whose amino-acid sequence MKKFAVKSTLLAVAAGIGFGAATSAWAAESLQDVMKRRGLSQQDLLAASKTYVPTGKRDDFVAFSSGGQSGQVIVYGIPSMRILKYIGVFTPEPWQGYGFDEESKAVLRQGNIDGKEINWGDTHHPAISETQGKYDGQFLFINDKANPRLAVIDLRDFETKQIVVNPIFKSEHGGAFVTPNTDYIIEAAQYASPLENKKFFPLEEFNEKYRGGITYWKFDRKEGRIDVKNSFSLELPPYSQDLSDAGKGPSDGWSFTNSFCSERYVGGIEKGRPPYEAGCSAKDTDYLHVINWKKAAELVAAGKAKKINGHNVLMMETAIKEGILFLIPEPKSPHGVDVTPDGKFLTVAGKLDTHVSVYSFEKIQAAIKANKFESKDPYGIPVIGMKDALHTQVQLGLGPLHTQYDSKPCIAYTSLYVDSQVVKWNHCDGKVLDKISVHYNIGHLMTMEGDSADPKGRYLVALNKLSIDRFNPVGPLHPQNHQLIDISNDKMQLLYDMPLPLGEPHYVVAIEAAKLKPGVRYKVGTNSRTDKPNPGAVRAGEEHTDKKGNKIEVFGTLIRSHITPETIEAEVGDEITVHLTNLERAQDETHGFAVSTYNVHASIEPGKTVTVKFKADKEGVYPYYCTEFCSALHLEMQGYLLVKPKGWKPGKTQESAKANYTEADYKATVKKVVDTQVVIDSVVGYITSVNYKDFPDVVAMVEDATDQLNRMKEAKTKHEAAAAKKDWDQANLWAEQVWQYQVKAADIGLRAKTYLEQNGAKKVK is encoded by the coding sequence ATGAAAAAATTTGCAGTCAAATCGACTCTGCTGGCGGTTGCGGCGGGGATCGGCTTCGGCGCAGCCACGTCGGCGTGGGCAGCCGAATCGCTGCAGGACGTGATGAAGCGTCGCGGCCTGAGTCAGCAGGATCTGCTGGCGGCCTCGAAGACCTACGTCCCGACCGGCAAGCGCGACGATTTCGTCGCCTTCAGCTCGGGCGGCCAGTCCGGCCAGGTCATCGTCTACGGCATTCCGTCGATGCGCATCCTCAAGTACATCGGCGTCTTCACGCCGGAACCGTGGCAGGGTTATGGCTTCGATGAAGAATCGAAGGCCGTGCTGCGCCAGGGCAATATCGACGGCAAGGAAATCAACTGGGGCGATACGCACCACCCGGCAATCTCGGAAACCCAGGGCAAGTACGACGGTCAGTTCCTGTTCATCAACGACAAGGCCAATCCGCGCCTCGCCGTGATCGACCTGCGCGACTTCGAGACCAAGCAGATCGTGGTCAATCCGATCTTCAAGTCCGAGCATGGTGGCGCTTTCGTTACCCCGAACACCGACTACATCATCGAAGCCGCCCAGTACGCTTCGCCGCTCGAGAACAAGAAGTTCTTCCCGCTCGAAGAGTTCAACGAGAAGTATCGCGGCGGCATCACCTACTGGAAGTTCGACCGCAAGGAAGGCCGCATCGACGTGAAGAATTCCTTCTCGCTCGAACTGCCGCCTTACTCGCAGGATCTGTCGGATGCCGGTAAAGGCCCGTCCGATGGCTGGTCGTTCACCAACTCCTTCTGTTCCGAGCGTTACGTCGGCGGCATCGAGAAGGGTCGTCCGCCGTATGAAGCCGGTTGCTCCGCCAAGGACACCGACTATCTGCACGTGATCAACTGGAAGAAGGCGGCCGAACTGGTCGCCGCCGGCAAGGCCAAGAAGATCAACGGCCACAATGTGCTGATGATGGAAACCGCGATCAAGGAAGGCATCCTCTTCCTGATTCCGGAACCGAAGTCGCCGCACGGCGTCGACGTCACTCCGGACGGCAAGTTCCTGACCGTCGCCGGCAAGCTCGATACCCACGTTTCCGTCTATTCCTTCGAGAAGATCCAGGCCGCGATCAAGGCCAACAAGTTCGAATCCAAGGATCCGTACGGCATTCCGGTGATCGGCATGAAGGATGCGCTGCATACCCAGGTCCAGCTCGGCCTCGGCCCGCTGCACACCCAGTACGACAGCAAGCCCTGTATCGCCTACACCTCGCTCTATGTCGATTCGCAAGTCGTCAAATGGAATCACTGTGACGGCAAGGTGCTCGACAAGATCTCCGTGCATTACAACATCGGTCACCTGATGACCATGGAAGGTGACTCGGCCGATCCGAAGGGGCGCTATCTGGTGGCGCTGAACAAGCTGTCGATCGATCGTTTCAACCCGGTTGGCCCGCTGCATCCGCAGAACCACCAGTTGATCGACATCAGCAACGACAAGATGCAACTGCTCTACGACATGCCATTGCCGCTGGGTGAGCCGCACTACGTCGTCGCCATCGAAGCGGCCAAGCTGAAGCCGGGCGTTCGTTACAAGGTCGGCACCAACAGCCGTACCGACAAGCCGAATCCGGGCGCGGTCCGGGCCGGTGAGGAACATACCGACAAGAAGGGCAACAAGATCGAAGTCTTCGGTACGCTGATCCGTTCGCACATCACCCCGGAAACGATCGAGGCTGAAGTGGGCGACGAAATCACCGTCCATTTGACCAACCTCGAACGGGCCCAGGACGAAACCCACGGTTTCGCGGTATCGACCTACAACGTCCATGCTTCCATCGAGCCGGGCAAGACGGTGACCGTCAAGTTCAAGGCCGACAAGGAAGGCGTCTATCCGTACTACTGCACCGAGTTCTGTTCCGCTCTCCACCTTGAAATGCAGGGTTACCTGCTGGTCAAGCCGAAGGGCTGGAAGCCGGGCAAGACGCAGGAAAGCGCCAAGGCCAACTACACCGAAGCCGACTATAAGGCGACCGTGAAGAAGGTGGTGGATACCCAGGTCGTCATCGATTCCGTGGTCGGCTACATCACCAGCGTGAATTACAAGGACTTCCCGGATGTCGTGGCAATGGTCGAAGATGCAACCGACCAGCTCAACCGCATGAAGGAAGCCAAGACCAAGCACGAAGCCGCTGCCGCCAAGAAGGACTGGGACCAGGCCAATCTGTGGGCCGAGCAAGTCTGGCAATACCAGGTCAAAGCCGCCGACATCGGTCTGCGTGCCAAAACCTATCTCGAACAGAACGGCGCCAAGAAGGTCAAGTAA
- a CDS encoding response regulator transcription factor, producing the protein MIRILIADDHDILRAGLKHILQDSGDIEVAGEACDGNEALALVRSGSWDVLLLDLSMPGKSGIELIKQIKSEFPKLPILILSMHKEDIFAVRALKAGASGYLCKDNAETQLVQAIRKVAGGGLFINQAVAEKLAMEALTGKSSGLPHTRLSDREYQVFLLLARGEGVTEIGHALNLSVKTVSTHKTRIQEKMGLANSGELIHYAIRHKLVHGEDEQPD; encoded by the coding sequence ATGATCCGGATATTGATTGCAGACGACCATGACATTCTCCGGGCCGGGCTGAAACACATCCTGCAGGACAGTGGCGACATCGAGGTGGCCGGCGAAGCCTGCGACGGCAACGAAGCGCTCGCCCTGGTCCGTTCCGGGAGTTGGGACGTGCTACTTCTCGACCTGTCGATGCCAGGCAAGAGCGGGATCGAGCTGATCAAGCAGATCAAGAGCGAATTTCCGAAACTGCCCATTCTGATCCTCAGCATGCACAAGGAGGACATCTTCGCCGTCCGCGCCCTCAAGGCCGGCGCCTCCGGCTACCTCTGCAAGGACAATGCGGAAACCCAGCTGGTGCAAGCGATCCGCAAGGTCGCCGGGGGGGGGCTGTTCATCAATCAGGCGGTCGCTGAAAAGCTGGCGATGGAAGCCTTGACCGGCAAGAGCAGCGGCTTGCCGCATACCCGCCTGTCCGACCGCGAGTACCAAGTTTTTCTGTTACTGGCCCGCGGCGAAGGCGTCACCGAAATCGGCCACGCGCTGAATCTGAGCGTCAAGACCGTCAGTACCCACAAAACCCGGATCCAGGAAAAAATGGGGCTGGCCAATTCCGGCGAATTGATCCATTACGCGATCCGGCACAAGCTGGTCCATGGGGAGGACGAACAACCCGATTAA
- a CDS encoding response regulator, with protein sequence MNAEILVVEDTPASLELLSQLLAHAGYTVRPALEGRMALRSAQASPPDLILLDVRMPGIDGYEVCRRLKDDPRTHDIPVIFLSALREAGDKLKGFELGAVDYIAKPYQPEEVLARVRTHVELRQLQSRLEERVAERTAQLLAAQASLHESQSRLQELAGFLQTVREEERAGIARELHDELGQALTALRIDIGWLKDKAGQLGPSVAERGEAAYSLVERTINAVRRISEGLRPGMLDVLGLAAAIEHHVSQYQERTGIACTLAMNREEFDIGEPLATAIFRVVQESLTNVARHAAAGRANVQIDDGEDEIRLCVDDDGCGFDTTGHKKTFGLLGMQERVKILGGTIEIISQPGQGTRIEAHFPKDRERKQ encoded by the coding sequence ATGAATGCCGAAATACTGGTCGTCGAAGACACGCCGGCTTCCCTCGAACTGCTCTCCCAGTTGTTGGCCCACGCCGGCTACACGGTGCGCCCGGCGCTGGAAGGACGGATGGCCTTGCGCTCGGCCCAGGCCAGCCCGCCCGATCTGATACTGCTCGATGTCCGCATGCCCGGGATCGATGGCTACGAAGTCTGTCGACGGCTGAAGGACGACCCGCGGACCCATGACATTCCGGTCATCTTCCTCTCGGCGCTGCGCGAAGCCGGCGACAAGCTGAAGGGCTTCGAGCTGGGAGCAGTCGACTACATCGCCAAACCCTATCAACCGGAAGAAGTGCTGGCCCGGGTACGTACCCATGTCGAACTGCGCCAGCTGCAATCGCGCCTCGAAGAACGCGTCGCGGAGCGGACGGCCCAACTGCTCGCAGCGCAAGCCAGCCTTCACGAGTCGCAAAGCCGGCTGCAGGAACTGGCCGGTTTTCTACAAACCGTCCGGGAAGAGGAACGGGCGGGCATCGCCCGCGAATTGCACGATGAGCTTGGCCAGGCACTCACCGCGTTGCGCATCGACATCGGCTGGCTGAAGGACAAGGCCGGCCAACTCGGACCGTCGGTGGCCGAGCGAGGGGAAGCGGCCTACAGTCTGGTGGAACGGACAATCAACGCAGTGCGCCGGATTTCCGAAGGACTCCGCCCGGGCATGCTCGATGTGCTCGGCCTGGCCGCGGCCATTGAACACCATGTCAGTCAATACCAGGAGCGCACCGGCATCGCCTGTACGCTTGCCATGAACCGCGAGGAATTCGACATCGGCGAACCGCTGGCCACGGCGATTTTTCGGGTAGTCCAGGAATCCTTGACCAACGTCGCGCGGCACGCCGCCGCCGGGCGGGCGAACGTCCAGATCGACGATGGCGAAGACGAAATCCGGCTATGCGTCGACGATGACGGTTGCGGCTTCGACACGACCGGCCACAAGAAAACCTTTGGACTGCTCGGCATGCAGGAAAGAGTCAAAATACTGGGCGGGACTATCGAAATCATCAGCCAACCGGGGCAAGGCACGCGCATCGAGGCCCATTTCCCCAAAGACCGCGAGAGAAAGCAATGA
- a CDS encoding ATP-binding protein, with translation MPSTHPFSPRWPGAKIVLLATLIWTLLVLASLLTQREQLNRTASALARIDAVANLKKDMSIRKWASDVGGVFIREEKIPPVNSLEEEERVTVLRSNGETIRLVTVTPIHLLLAIQEAANQGVPGSRERLTSKQLRNMDNAPDDWEAKALDTLEKGGDMVAEALPKKGAHGLMRAMIPMRMEKECLECHRDTLVPVGGLRGGATISINLNAYRTAQEPTWRAIQYWHLGIWILGLAAMFTFAYFARHRSIEKLRSEEARRENEMAFAAMAEGAIITDPSGTILWVNDAFCRISGYARDEVINRNPRLLKSGVHDADFYRKLWEQLTRVGHWRGELWNRRKTGDVFPEEISIQALTGPDGRIRRFISIFSDITERKRDEQELQEYREHLEDLVRQRTEELTEARDEAEAANRSKTTFLANMSHELRTPLNAVIGFSQLMGKDPVLDPTQRRNVEIINNSGNHLLTLINDILELSKIESGKMEMAAEDVDLAALLEEIVGMMRLRAEQGGLALKLEMSDLPPSVVLDPVMLRQILLNLLSNAVKFTPAGSVTLNVAGTDAGNGEVRLSFSVVDTGIGIRAEDHARIFASFEQVGASHQGGTGLGLTISQQYVEMMGGELTLESEPGQGATFRFAITVPGGQAGSAKSARGRVSGVEPADHGRRILVVDDMPEARLLVRSLLEPLGFVVDEASSAAAAEAAIATAGPDLVFMDWFLPDGNGLEIIARVRQGKTGNQPRLVMLTANAMKESRQAALLAGADDFLSKPFEEEALFRILEKHLALRLIRAPLPTPEASPCSVGAARKISAEDLAGLCSETRAGLAQAALSLNPEKIAAALRSVAEENPELAANLGEFANTRQYQALWQVLGILDAEE, from the coding sequence ATGCCATCAACCCATCCTTTCTCGCCCCGGTGGCCGGGCGCCAAAATCGTCCTTCTGGCGACCCTTATCTGGACGCTGCTGGTTCTCGCCTCCCTGCTCACCCAGCGCGAGCAATTGAACCGGACTGCCAGCGCCCTGGCGCGCATCGATGCCGTCGCCAATCTGAAGAAGGACATGTCCATTCGCAAATGGGCCTCCGATGTCGGTGGCGTCTTCATCCGCGAAGAAAAAATACCTCCCGTCAACTCGCTGGAAGAAGAGGAGCGGGTAACCGTCCTGCGCAGCAACGGCGAAACTATCCGTTTGGTGACCGTAACGCCGATTCATCTGCTGCTCGCCATCCAGGAAGCGGCCAATCAGGGCGTGCCAGGGAGCCGCGAGCGCCTGACCTCGAAGCAGTTGCGCAACATGGACAATGCGCCGGACGACTGGGAGGCCAAGGCGCTGGATACCCTCGAAAAAGGCGGCGACATGGTTGCCGAAGCGCTGCCGAAGAAAGGCGCGCACGGCCTGATGCGGGCGATGATCCCGATGCGCATGGAGAAGGAATGCCTGGAGTGCCACCGGGACACGCTGGTTCCGGTCGGCGGCCTGCGCGGCGGAGCAACCATCTCGATCAACCTGAATGCCTACCGGACCGCCCAGGAACCGACCTGGCGAGCGATTCAGTACTGGCACCTGGGCATCTGGATCCTCGGACTGGCGGCGATGTTCACCTTCGCCTACTTCGCGCGCCACCGCAGTATCGAAAAGCTGCGCAGCGAGGAAGCCCGCCGCGAAAATGAAATGGCTTTCGCGGCGATGGCCGAGGGCGCCATCATCACCGACCCGAGCGGCACGATCCTCTGGGTCAATGATGCCTTCTGCCGCATTTCCGGCTATGCGCGGGACGAGGTGATCAACCGGAACCCCCGCCTGCTCAAGTCGGGCGTGCATGACGCCGACTTTTACCGGAAGCTCTGGGAACAGCTCACCCGCGTCGGCCACTGGCGGGGCGAACTGTGGAACCGGCGCAAGACCGGAGACGTCTTCCCCGAGGAAATATCGATCCAGGCCTTGACGGGACCGGACGGGCGGATACGCCGCTTCATCTCGATCTTTTCCGACATCACCGAGCGCAAACGCGACGAACAGGAATTGCAGGAGTATCGCGAACACCTGGAAGACTTGGTTCGCCAGCGGACCGAGGAACTGACCGAAGCGCGCGACGAGGCCGAGGCGGCGAACCGTTCCAAGACCACTTTCCTGGCCAACATGAGCCATGAATTGCGGACGCCGCTGAATGCCGTCATCGGCTTTTCGCAACTGATGGGCAAGGACCCGGTGCTCGACCCGACGCAGCGCCGCAACGTCGAGATCATCAACAACTCTGGTAATCATCTGCTGACCCTGATCAACGATATTCTGGAGCTGTCGAAAATCGAGTCCGGCAAGATGGAAATGGCCGCCGAAGACGTCGATCTTGCCGCGCTGCTCGAGGAGATCGTCGGCATGATGCGTCTGCGTGCCGAACAGGGCGGCCTGGCATTGAAGCTGGAGATGTCCGACCTGCCGCCATCGGTCGTGCTCGACCCGGTGATGCTGCGCCAGATCCTGCTCAACCTGCTGTCGAATGCCGTCAAATTCACGCCGGCCGGCTCGGTCACGCTAAATGTTGCCGGGACTGACGCCGGCAATGGCGAGGTCCGGCTGTCCTTCAGTGTCGTCGATACCGGGATCGGCATCCGCGCCGAAGACCACGCGCGGATTTTTGCCTCGTTCGAGCAAGTCGGCGCCTCGCATCAAGGCGGCACGGGTCTCGGGCTGACCATCAGCCAGCAGTATGTCGAGATGATGGGCGGCGAACTGACGCTCGAATCCGAACCCGGCCAGGGCGCCACCTTCCGCTTTGCGATTACCGTACCGGGCGGCCAAGCGGGTAGCGCCAAATCCGCCCGGGGACGCGTCTCCGGGGTCGAGCCGGCCGATCACGGGCGGCGCATTCTGGTGGTCGACGATATGCCGGAAGCGCGGCTGCTCGTCAGATCACTGCTCGAGCCGCTCGGTTTCGTGGTCGATGAGGCAAGCAGTGCGGCAGCCGCCGAGGCGGCGATCGCAACGGCGGGGCCGGACCTCGTTTTCATGGACTGGTTCCTGCCCGACGGCAATGGCCTGGAGATCATCGCCCGGGTGCGCCAAGGCAAGACGGGCAACCAACCGCGTCTCGTCATGCTGACCGCCAACGCGATGAAAGAGAGCCGGCAGGCAGCCCTGCTCGCTGGCGCCGATGACTTTCTCAGCAAACCTTTCGAGGAAGAGGCGCTGTTCCGGATTCTCGAAAAGCATCTCGCGCTGCGCTTGATTCGCGCCCCGCTGCCGACGCCGGAGGCATCGCCCTGCTCCGTCGGCGCCGCACGAAAGATCAGCGCCGAAGATCTCGCCGGCTTGTGCAGCGAAACACGCGCCGGCCTGGCGCAGGCCGCTCTCTCGCTGAACCCGGAAAAGATCGCCGCAGCCTTGCGCAGCGTGGCAGAGGAAAATCCGGAACTGGCCGCCAACCTTGGCGAATTTGCCAACACCCGCCAATATCAAGCCTTGTGGCAGGTACTGGGCATACTCGACGCAGAGGAATAG
- the nosZ gene encoding Sec-dependent nitrous-oxide reductase, whose amino-acid sequence MKKFAVKSTLLAVAAGIGFGAATSAWAAESLQDVMKRRGLSQQDLLAASKTYVPTGKRDDFVAFSSGGQSGQVIVYGIPSMRILKYIGVFTPEPWQGYGFDEESKAVLRQGNIDGKEINWGDTHHPAISETQGKYDGQFLFINDKANPRLAVIDLRDFETKQIVVNPIFKSEHGGAFVTPNTDYIIEAAQYASPLENKKFFPLEEFNEKYRGGITYWKFDRKEGRIDVKNSFSLELPPYSQDLSDAGKGPSDGWSFTNSFCSERYVGGIEKGRPPYEAGCSAKDTDYLHVINWKKAAELVAAGKAKKINGHNVLMMETAIKEGILFLIPEPKSPHGVDVTPDGKFLTVAGKLDTHVSVYSFEKIQAAIKANKFESKDPYGIPVIGMKDALHTQVQLGLGPLHTQYDSKPCIAYTSLYVDSQVVKWNHCDGKVLDKISVHYNIGHLMTMEGDSADPKGRYLVALNKLSIDRFNPVGPLHPQNHQLIDISNDKMQLLYDMPLPLGEPHYVVAIEAAKLKPGVRYKVGTNSRTDKPNPGAVRAGEEHTDKKGNKIEVFGTLIRSHITPETIEAEVGDEITVHLTNLERAQDETHGFAVSTYNVHASIEPGKTVTVKFKADKEGVYPYYCTEFCSALHLEMQGYLLVKPKGWKPGKTQESAKANYTEADYKATVKKVVDTQVVIDSVVGYITSVNYKDFPDVVAMVEDATDQLNRMKEAKTKHEAAAAKKDWDQANLWAEQVWQYQVKAADIGLRAKTYLEQNGAKKVK is encoded by the coding sequence ATGAAAAAATTTGCAGTCAAATCGACTCTGCTGGCGGTTGCGGCGGGGATCGGCTTCGGCGCAGCCACGTCGGCGTGGGCAGCCGAATCGCTGCAGGACGTGATGAAGCGTCGCGGCCTGAGTCAGCAGGATCTGCTGGCGGCCTCGAAGACCTACGTCCCGACCGGCAAGCGCGACGATTTCGTCGCCTTCAGCTCGGGCGGCCAGTCCGGCCAGGTCATCGTCTACGGCATTCCGTCGATGCGCATCCTCAAGTACATCGGCGTCTTCACGCCGGAACCGTGGCAGGGTTATGGCTTCGATGAAGAATCGAAGGCCGTGCTGCGCCAGGGCAATATCGACGGCAAGGAAATCAACTGGGGCGATACGCACCACCCGGCAATCTCGGAAACCCAGGGCAAGTACGACGGTCAGTTCCTGTTCATCAACGACAAGGCCAATCCGCGCCTCGCCGTGATCGACCTGCGCGACTTCGAGACCAAGCAGATCGTGGTCAATCCGATCTTCAAGTCCGAGCATGGTGGCGCTTTCGTTACCCCGAACACCGACTACATCATCGAAGCCGCCCAGTACGCTTCGCCGCTCGAGAACAAGAAGTTCTTCCCGCTCGAAGAGTTCAACGAGAAGTATCGCGGCGGCATCACCTACTGGAAGTTCGACCGCAAGGAAGGCCGCATCGACGTGAAGAATTCCTTCTCGCTCGAACTGCCGCCTTACTCGCAGGATCTGTCGGATGCCGGTAAAGGCCCGTCCGATGGCTGGTCGTTCACCAACTCCTTCTGTTCCGAGCGTTACGTCGGCGGCATCGAGAAGGGTCGTCCGCCGTATGAAGCCGGTTGCTCCGCCAAGGACACCGACTATCTGCACGTGATCAACTGGAAGAAGGCGGCCGAACTGGTCGCCGCCGGCAAGGCCAAGAAGATCAACGGCCACAATGTGCTGATGATGGAAACCGCGATCAAGGAAGGCATCCTCTTCCTGATTCCGGAACCGAAGTCGCCGCACGGCGTCGACGTCACTCCGGACGGCAAGTTCCTGACCGTCGCCGGCAAGCTCGATACCCACGTTTCCGTCTATTCCTTCGAGAAGATCCAGGCCGCGATCAAGGCCAACAAGTTCGAATCCAAGGATCCGTACGGCATTCCGGTGATCGGCATGAAGGATGCGCTGCATACCCAGGTCCAGCTCGGCCTCGGCCCGCTGCACACCCAGTACGACAGCAAGCCCTGTATCGCCTACACCTCGCTCTATGTCGATTCGCAAGTCGTCAAATGGAATCACTGTGACGGCAAGGTGCTCGACAAGATCTCCGTGCATTACAACATCGGTCACCTGATGACCATGGAAGGTGACTCGGCCGATCCGAAGGGGCGCTATCTGGTGGCGCTGAACAAGCTGTCGATCGATCGTTTCAACCCGGTTGGCCCGCTGCATCCGCAGAACCACCAGTTGATCGACATCAGCAACGACAAGATGCAACTGCTCTACGACATGCCATTGCCGCTGGGTGAGCCGCACTACGTCGTCGCCATCGAAGCGGCCAAGCTGAAGCCGGGCGTTCGTTACAAGGTCGGCACCAACAGCCGTACCGACAAGCCGAATCCGGGCGCGGTCCGGGCCGGTGAGGAACATACCGACAAGAAGGGCAACAAGATCGAAGTCTTCGGTACGCTGATCCGTTCGCACATCACCCCGGAAACGATCGAGGCTGAAGTGGGCGACGAAATCACCGTCCATTTGACCAACCTCGAACGGGCCCAGGACGAAACCCACGGTTTCGCGGTATCGACCTACAACGTCCATGCTTCCATCGAGCCGGGCAAGACGGTGACCGTCAAGTTCAAGGCCGACAAGGAAGGCGTCTATCCGTACTACTGCACCGAGTTCTGTTCCGCTCTCCACCTTGAAATGCAGGGTTACCTGCTGGTCAAGCCGAAGGGCTGGAAGCCGGGCAAGACGCAGGAAAGCGCCAAGGCCAACTACACCGAAGCCGACTATAAGGCGACCGTGAAGAAGGTGGTGGATACCCAGGTCGTCATCGATTCCGTGGTCGGCTACATCACCAGCGTGAATTACAAGGACTTCCCGGATGTCGTGGCAATGGTCGAAGATGCAACCGACCAGCTCAACCGCATGAAGGAAGCCAAGACCAAGCACGAAGCCGCTGCCGCCAAGAAGGACTGGGACCAGGCCAATCTGTGGGCCGAGCAAGTCTGGCAATACCAGGTCAAAGCCGCCGACATCGGTCTGCGTGCCAAAACCTATCTCGAACAGAACGGCGCCAAGAAGGTGAAGTAA